The proteins below are encoded in one region of Populus alba chromosome 2, ASM523922v2, whole genome shotgun sequence:
- the LOC118057807 gene encoding heavy metal-associated isoprenylated plant protein 39 — translation MKKFVLKLDLHDDKSKQKAMKTVSTLSGIDSIAMDMKAKKLTVIGTVDPVSVVSKLRKYWQADIISVGPAKEPEPEKKEEAKKEEPKKEEEAKKEEPKKEEAKPEEAKKEEPKKEEEKKEEEKKKEPAPPPDPVMELAKAYRAYNPQMTTYYYAQSIEENPNACVIC, via the exons ATGAAG AAGTTTGTGTTGAAGCTGGACTTGCATGATGACAAATCCAAGCAAAAGGCTATGAAGACAGTGTCTACTCTTTCAG GAATTGATTCCATTGCCATGGACATGAAGGCAAAGAAACTGACTGTGATAGGAACAGTTGATCCTGTAAGCGTAGTCAGCAAATTGAGAAAATACTGGCAAGCAGATATTATCTCAGTAGGGCCTGCGAAAGAGCCTGAGCCTGAGAAGAAAGAGGAGGCTAAGAAAGAGGAACCCAAGAAAGAGGAGGAGGCAAAGAAAGAGGAACCTAAGAAGGAGGAAGCTAAGCCAGAGGAAGCCAAGAAAGAAGAAcccaaaaaagaagaggagaagaaggaggaagagaaaaagaaagaaccaGCACCACCACCAGACCCAGTTATGGAGCTTGCCAAGGCCTACAGAGCTTACAATCCTCAAATGACCACATATTACTATGCCCAAAGCATAGAAGAGAATCCAAATGCTTGTGTTATCTGTTAA